In Arthrobacter sp. SLBN-112, a genomic segment contains:
- a CDS encoding tautomerase family protein produces MPLIEVSIARGRTPGQLRALIDELHRAAEISVGAVPENTTVIIREIEHEHWSRGNQTIAERNAEAQVAAHTTDSPAHTAAEPRSH; encoded by the coding sequence TTGCCTCTTATCGAAGTTTCCATCGCCCGGGGCCGGACACCCGGGCAGCTCCGAGCGCTCATCGACGAGCTTCACCGTGCCGCCGAAATCTCTGTTGGTGCCGTGCCCGAAAACACCACCGTCATCATCCGCGAAATCGAGCACGAGCACTGGTCCCGCGGCAACCAGACCATCGCCGAACGCAACGCAGAAGCCCAGGTTGCTGCCCACACCACCGATTCGCCGGCCCACACCGCCGCAGAACCAAGGAGTCACTAA